One Azoarcus sp. DN11 DNA segment encodes these proteins:
- a CDS encoding alpha/beta hydrolase codes for MKKRQFSGAGGVSLAADAGGDPSHPCVVLLHGGGQTRFSWGKAAHDLVAMGYYVVSVDLRGHGESGWAPDGDYRTDAFVDDLHALIEQLPGRPALVGASLGGITSLIAIGETARPVASALVLVDVVPRLDQNGTREIRGFMAANPQGFASVAEAADAVTRFLPHRPRPPSVEGLKKNLRLAPDGRFYWHWDPAMIHGQRPLDASGIAERLCDAARNVRAPTLLVRGLRSNVVSQDGADELLRLIPGCEIVEVKGAGHMVAGDKNDRFNDSVESFLRRTIRIDGQLDRVPSACA; via the coding sequence ATGAAGAAACGGCAGTTTTCGGGGGCCGGCGGGGTGAGCCTCGCCGCCGATGCGGGGGGAGATCCGTCGCATCCGTGCGTGGTGCTGCTGCACGGCGGCGGCCAGACCCGGTTTTCCTGGGGGAAGGCGGCTCATGACCTGGTGGCGATGGGCTATTACGTCGTTTCGGTGGACCTGCGCGGTCATGGTGAAAGCGGGTGGGCGCCGGACGGCGACTACCGGACCGACGCGTTCGTCGACGACCTGCACGCCCTGATCGAACAACTGCCTGGGCGCCCGGCGCTGGTGGGGGCTTCGCTCGGGGGCATCACGTCGCTGATCGCGATCGGGGAGACCGCGCGCCCGGTCGCCAGTGCGCTGGTGCTGGTCGACGTGGTGCCGCGCCTCGACCAGAACGGTACCAGGGAGATTCGCGGGTTCATGGCCGCCAATCCTCAGGGTTTCGCTTCGGTCGCCGAGGCTGCGGACGCGGTCACGCGCTTCCTTCCGCATCGTCCGCGTCCGCCCAGCGTCGAGGGCCTGAAAAAGAATCTGCGGTTGGCGCCGGACGGGCGTTTCTACTGGCATTGGGATCCGGCGATGATCCACGGCCAACGCCCGCTGGACGCCTCCGGCATTGCCGAGCGCTTGTGCGATGCCGCACGCAATGTACGGGCTCCGACCCTGCTCGTGCGCGGTCTGCGCAGCAATGTGGTCAGTCAGGACGGGGCCGACGAACTGCTTCGCCTGATTCCGGGCTGCGAGATCGTCGAAGTGAAGGGCGCAGGTCACATGGTGGCCGGGGACAAGAACGACCGGTTCAACGATTCGGTCGAATCCTTCCTGCGCAGGACCATCAGGATCGACGGGCAACTCGACCGGGTGCCAAGCGCCTGCGCGTGA